One stretch of Nocardia mangyaensis DNA includes these proteins:
- the acnA gene encoding aconitate hydratase AcnA produces the protein MSGADVTKIDTFGAKGTLEVGSNSYEIFRLSAVPGTEKLPYALKVLAENLLRTEDGANITADHIRAIANWDPSAQPSVEIQFTPARVIMQDFTGVPCIVDLATMREAVTTLGGDPSKVNPLSPADMVIDHSVILDVFGRADALERNVDLEYERNGERYQFLRWGQGAFDDFKVVPPGMGIVHQVNIEYLAPTVMVRNGQAYPDTCVGTDSHTTMVNGLGVLGWGVGGIEAEAAMLGQPVSMLIPRVVGFKLTGEIKPGVTATDVVLTVTEQLRKHGVVGKFVEFYGKGVSEVPLANRATLGNMSPEFGSTAAIFPIDGETINYLRLTGRSDEQLALVEAYAKEQGMWHDPEREPVYSEYLELDLSTVVPSIAGPKRPQDRILLSESKSAFRTDIVNYVGEGELTALDEGVDESFPASDSTAVSASAADDTYTPAHSAANGATGRPSKPIEVVGEDGNKFVLDHGAVVVAGITSCTNTSNPSVMLGAALLARNAVDKGLSTKPWVKTNMAPGSQVVTDYYEKAGLWPYLEKLGFFVGGYGCTTCIGNTGPLPEAISAAINDNDLSVTAVLSGNRNFEGRISPDVKMNYLASPPLVIAYALAGTMDFDFETDALGQDSDGNDVFLKDIWPSAQEIDDTIKTSISQDMFRNSYATIFDGDKRWQGLATPEGDTFEWDENSTYVRKAPYFDGMSMDPAPVADISGARVLALLGDSVTTDHISPAGPIKPGTPAAQYLDANGVARKDYNSLGSRRGNHEVMIRGTFANIRLRNQLLDDVSGGYTRDFTQPGGPQAFIYDASQNYQAAGIPLVVLGGKEYGSGSSRDWAAKGTSLLGVKAVITESFERIHRSNLIGMGVVPLQFPAGESAASLGLTGTETFDISGITALNEGVTPETVKVTATAEDGKVTEFDAVVRIDTPGEADYYRNGGILQYVLRNMIRG, from the coding sequence ATGAGTGGAGCTGACGTGACGAAGATTGATACCTTCGGCGCCAAAGGCACGCTCGAGGTCGGAAGCAACTCCTACGAGATCTTCCGTCTCTCGGCTGTTCCCGGCACCGAGAAGCTGCCCTACGCCCTGAAGGTGCTTGCGGAGAACCTGCTGCGCACCGAGGACGGCGCCAACATCACCGCCGATCACATCCGCGCGATCGCGAACTGGGATCCCTCGGCGCAGCCGAGCGTCGAGATCCAGTTCACCCCCGCGCGCGTGATCATGCAGGACTTCACCGGCGTGCCCTGCATCGTCGACCTCGCCACGATGCGTGAGGCCGTCACCACCCTGGGTGGCGACCCGAGCAAGGTCAACCCGCTCTCGCCCGCCGACATGGTCATCGACCACTCGGTGATCCTGGACGTCTTCGGCCGCGCGGACGCGCTGGAGCGCAACGTCGACCTCGAGTACGAGCGCAACGGCGAGCGTTACCAGTTCCTGCGCTGGGGCCAGGGCGCCTTCGACGACTTCAAGGTCGTCCCGCCCGGCATGGGCATCGTGCACCAGGTCAACATCGAGTACCTGGCCCCCACCGTCATGGTCCGCAACGGCCAGGCCTACCCCGACACCTGTGTCGGCACCGACTCGCACACCACGATGGTCAACGGCCTCGGTGTGCTGGGCTGGGGCGTCGGCGGCATCGAGGCCGAGGCCGCGATGCTCGGCCAGCCGGTCTCCATGCTGATCCCGCGCGTCGTCGGCTTCAAGCTGACCGGCGAGATCAAGCCCGGCGTGACCGCCACCGACGTGGTGCTCACCGTCACCGAGCAGCTGCGCAAGCACGGCGTCGTCGGCAAGTTCGTCGAGTTCTACGGCAAGGGCGTCTCCGAGGTCCCCCTCGCGAACCGCGCCACCCTGGGCAACATGAGCCCCGAGTTCGGTTCCACCGCGGCGATCTTCCCGATCGACGGCGAGACCATCAACTACCTGCGCCTGACCGGCCGCAGCGACGAGCAGCTCGCGCTCGTCGAGGCGTACGCCAAGGAACAGGGCATGTGGCACGACCCCGAGCGTGAGCCGGTCTACTCCGAGTACCTCGAGCTGGATCTGAGCACCGTCGTTCCCTCGATCGCGGGCCCGAAACGTCCCCAGGACCGCATCCTGCTCAGCGAGTCCAAGAGCGCGTTCCGCACCGACATCGTCAACTATGTCGGCGAAGGTGAGCTCACCGCACTGGACGAGGGCGTCGACGAGTCCTTCCCGGCCTCGGACTCGACCGCCGTGTCGGCCAGCGCCGCCGACGACACCTACACCCCCGCGCACTCCGCGGCCAACGGTGCCACCGGCCGGCCGTCCAAGCCGATCGAGGTCGTCGGTGAGGACGGCAACAAGTTCGTGCTCGATCACGGCGCCGTCGTCGTCGCGGGGATCACCTCCTGCACCAACACCTCCAACCCGTCGGTCATGCTCGGCGCCGCCCTGCTGGCCCGCAACGCGGTGGACAAGGGTCTGTCGACCAAGCCGTGGGTGAAGACCAACATGGCGCCGGGTTCGCAGGTCGTCACCGACTACTACGAGAAGGCCGGTCTGTGGCCCTACCTCGAGAAGCTCGGCTTCTTCGTCGGTGGCTACGGCTGCACCACCTGCATCGGTAACACCGGTCCGCTGCCCGAGGCGATCTCGGCCGCGATCAACGACAACGATCTCTCGGTCACCGCGGTGCTCTCGGGTAACCGCAACTTCGAGGGTCGTATCTCCCCCGATGTGAAGATGAACTACCTGGCCTCCCCGCCACTGGTCATCGCCTACGCGCTCGCCGGCACGATGGACTTCGATTTCGAGACCGATGCGCTGGGCCAGGACTCCGACGGCAACGACGTGTTCCTGAAGGACATCTGGCCTTCGGCTCAGGAGATCGACGACACCATCAAGACGTCGATCAGCCAGGACATGTTCCGCAACTCTTACGCCACCATCTTCGACGGTGACAAGCGCTGGCAGGGTCTGGCCACTCCGGAGGGCGACACCTTCGAGTGGGACGAGAACTCGACCTACGTGCGCAAGGCGCCGTACTTCGACGGCATGTCGATGGATCCGGCCCCGGTCGCCGACATCTCCGGTGCGCGCGTGCTGGCACTGCTGGGCGACTCGGTCACCACCGACCACATCTCCCCGGCGGGCCCGATCAAGCCCGGCACCCCGGCCGCGCAGTATCTCGACGCCAACGGTGTGGCCCGCAAGGACTACAACTCGCTGGGCTCGCGGCGCGGTAACCACGAGGTCATGATCCGTGGCACCTTCGCCAACATCCGGCTGCGCAACCAGCTGCTCGACGACGTCTCGGGTGGTTACACCCGCGACTTCACCCAGCCCGGTGGCCCGCAGGCGTTCATCTACGATGCCTCGCAGAACTACCAGGCCGCCGGCATCCCGCTGGTCGTGCTCGGTGGCAAGGAATACGGTTCGGGCTCCTCGCGTGACTGGGCCGCCAAGGGCACCAGCCTGCTGGGCGTCAAGGCCGTCATCACCGAGTCGTTCGAGCGGATCCACCGCTCCAACCTGATCGGCATGGGCGTTGTGCCGCTGCAGTTCCCGGCCGGCGAGTCCGCCGCGTCGCTGGGTCTGACCGGCACCGAGACCTTCGACATCTCCGGGATCACCGCCCTCAACGAGGGTGTCACCCCCGAGACCGTCAAGGTCACCGCCACCGCCGAAGACGGCAAGGTCACCGAGTTCGACGCGGTCGTGCGCATCGACACCCCCGGTGAGGCCGACTACTACCGCAACGGCGGCATCCTGCAGTACGTGCTGCGCAACATGATCCGCGGCTGA